In the Acomys russatus chromosome 13, mAcoRus1.1, whole genome shotgun sequence genome, one interval contains:
- the LOC127197472 gene encoding tubulin alpha-3 chain: protein MPSDKTIGGGDDSFNTFFSETGAGKHVPRAVFVDLEPTVVDEVRTGTYRQLFHPEQLITGKEDAANNYARGHYTIGKEIVDLVLDRIRKLADLCTGLQGFLIFHSFGGGTGSGFASLLMERLSVDYGKKSKLEFAIYPAPQVSTAVVEPYNSILTTHTTLEHSDCAFMVDNEAIYDICRRNLDIERPTYTNLNRLIGQIVSSITASLRFDGALNVDLTEFQTNLVPYPRIHFPLATYAPVISAEKAYHEQLSVAEITNACFEPANQMVKCDPRHGKYMACCMLYRGDVVPKDVNAAIATIKTKRTIQFVDWCPTGFKVGINYQPPTVVPGGDLAKVQRAVCMLSNTTAIAEAWARLDHKFDLMYAKRAFVHWYVGEGMEEGEFSEAREDLAALEKDYEEVGVDSVEAEAEEGEEY, encoded by the exons ATGCCAAGTGACAAAACCATTGGCGGCGGGGACGACTCGTTCAACACATTCTTCAGTGAGACTGGAGCCGGCAAGCACGTGCCCAGAGCAGTGTTTGTGGACCTGGAGCCCACTGTGGTCG ATGAAGTGCGCACAGGAACCTACAGGCAGCTCTTCCACCCAGAGCAGCTCATCACTGGGAAGGAAGATGCGGCCAACAACTATGCCAGAGGTCACTATACCATTGGCAAGGAGATTGTTGACCTAGTCCTGGACCGCATCCGGAAACTG GCAGATCTGTGCACGGGACTGCAGGGCTTCCTCATCTTCCACAGCTTTGGAGGCGGCACAGGATCTGGGTTCGCGTCTCTGCTCATGGAGCGGCTTTCGGTGGACTATGGCAAGAAGTCCAAGCTGGAGTTTGCCATATACCCCGCCCCCCAGGTGTCCACAGCGGTCGTGGAGCCCTACAACTCCATCCTGACCACACACACGACGCTGGAACATTCTGACTGTGCTTTCATGGTGGACAACGAAGCCATCTATGACATCTGCCGGCGCAACCTGGATATTGAGCGCCCCACGTACACCAACCTCAATCGTCTGATTGGGCAGATCGTGTCATCCATCACAGCCTCCCTGAGGTTTGATGGGGCCCTGAATGTGGACCTGACagaattccagaccaacctggTGCCATACCCTCGCATCCACTTCCCGCTGGCTACCTATGCCCCGGTCATCTCAGCTGAGAAGGCGTACCATGAGCAGCTGTCAGTGGCAGAGATCACCAACGCTTGCTTCGAGCCAGCCAACCAGATGGTCAAGTGTGACCCTCGCCATGGCAAATACATGGCCTGCTGCATGCTGTACAGGGGCGACGTGGTCCCGAAGGATGTCAATGCGGCTATTGCCACCATCAAGACCAAGCGCACCATCCAGTTTGTGGATTGGTGCCCAACGGGATTTAAG GTGGGCATCAACTACCAGCCCCCCACCGTGGTCCCTGGGGGAGACCTGGCCAAGGTGCAGCGGGCCGTGTGCATGCTCAGCAACACCACTGCCATCGCAGAGGCCTGGGCCCGCCTGGACCACAAGTTTGACCTCATGTACGCCAAGCGGGCCTTTGTGCACTGGTACGTGGGGGAAGGCATGGAGGAAGGGGAGTTCTCAGAGGCCCGCGAGGACCTGGCAGCTCTGGAGAAGGATTATGAGGAGGTGGGCGTGGACTCCgtggaagcagaggctgaagaaGGGGAGGAGTACTGA